The Poriferisphaera corsica DNA segment CCGTTTGCTCGGTTTTCCGAGACGCGCCGAACCAGTGCTGAGCCAACGATGGCGGCGTCGGCGACGTCAACGACGGTGCGTACTTGTTTGGCGCTGGATATGCCGAAGCCTACTGCGATGGGAAGATCGGTCACTTTGCGTAGCGCGGAGATACGTTCAGGCAACTCTGGCGGCAAATCAGTAGATTCGCCGGTGATGCCAGCACGTGACATAAGGTAGACGAAGCCGCTGGAGAGCTTGGCGATTTCCTGAGCTCGCTCGATCGGCGTATTGGGTGAAATGAGCATGCTGATGATCAGGCCGGCGTCTTGGACGCGTTTGGCAAGGGTTATGCTCTCCTCAATGGGTGCATCGGGGATGATGAAGCCATCGATACCGGCTCGGGCAGCACGGTCGATAAAAGCTTGATCGCCCCAACGATGAACGATTGAGTATGAGACCATGGCTACGAGGCCGATGTCGAGCTGCGAGCGGCGTTCTTCAACCATCTCGAATATTTGCTCGATTTGGAGATTCCGTGACAGCGCGTAATGCATGGAACTTTCAATGACAGGGCCGTCGGCGATTGGGTCGCTGAAAGGGAAACCGAGCTCGCAGATGGAAGCACCGCCACGCTGAAGTGCGGAAAGAATTTTGCCAGTGGTTGGCAGATCGGGGTCGCCAACGGTCACATAAGGCATCAGGGCGCGGCCTGATGCTGGATCAGTCGTGCGTGATTCGGCCAACTTGCGGAAAATGCTCTCAATTCGATTCATGTGAATAGTCTAAACTGGTGCGGAGATTGATTCAACGCGTCAATCAGGATGGTTTGATCTGAAATTCTTTTTTGAGGCAGCCATCGAAATTGAGGATGTGCTTGAGAGCTATAAATTGAAACATTTGTTACATGAAATCCACATTTACCACTTGCGATCGCAGTAATCACATAAATACTAGCTGGGTCACAACGGTGCGATTACAATAGATTGTGGGGAAAGTGACAGTCGGGATTCTATAAGATTAAGCATGTATTAAAGAGCATGTTCCGGGACATCTCAATGCAGGTCAAGTGTGGTGTGAACATCTCTATATTAGAGAAATGGTTTTGTAATGATCACGTCAAGGAAATTTAAATCGAAAGCTACGTTGCTTCTTCGTTCGTGCCAATCGATTGTGATTACTTCGTTTGAAGATTTTGAACATCGTTCTGTACTGATTGCTGATTTGGAAAATAAACGGCAGTTGAGTATTTGGGATAGGCTCATGTTTATCGCGGCGACTGCGACAGCACTGCTGCAACTTGAATCACGGATGAAGGCAAAGGACTTTCAAGGGTTTTTCAAGGTGCTGTGCGAACAGCTTCGTAAAGTGGATCCGAAGGGTGACGAGATGCTCACGCATTTGGTGATGTTTATTCATCAGCGGGCAGAATATGGGGTGCCATTTGAGACCTCAATTGGGAGCTGGGTGATCTCGAATATTAAAGGGGCAGCCCCTACTGAAGCTGAATTGATTGTGGCACCTCAAATTGGCGAATATTTGGCAGATTCACTTAATTCATGGTGGACAAGAATTTAGTCCTTCATTGCGTGTTAAGTGTTGGGCGAGCAGTTTTACAAACATCTCTAAAAAGCTTCACACCTGAGCAGTTTTTTCGCGTATAGTCTTGATCATGCGAGAGCGATTACTCAAGCAAACACCGACGCTGATTGCAGCGTATTTCTTGTTGGGATGCCTAGCACGGCTTGCATCCTCACCAACACTTGAAATGGATGAGGCTGAACAGGTTTTGCTTTCGCAACTGCCGATGCGATGGGTCTATGGTTCACAACCACCTTTATACACATGGCTACAAAAAATAGTGATGGCCATGTTCGGCCAATCATTGTTTTCATTGATTGTTCTAAAAAATGCATTATTAGCGTCAACGTTCTTGCTGACCTGGGCAACGATCAAACGACTCACACAATCGCATCTTTACGCTGCAATTGGCGCGTTGATGCTGATGCTTGTGCCGCAATATATATGGGAATCGCAACGAGATTTAACGCATTCTGTACTGGTGACAACGTGTACCGCATGGACAGTTTATCTGGTCGTTCGCATCTACCAAACGCAATCACTGAGTAGTTACATGATGCTTGGTATTGCGATTGCGGCAGGAATGTTGTCTAAATACAACTTCGTCTTTCCTGTCGTAGGGTTAATGGTGGCAGCCTTATTTTTCAAGAACACTCGTGAATGCATCTTTAACTACAAAGCGATCAGCACGGTAGGTATTGCCGCCCTTGTAATCGGGCTGCAGGTCTATTTTATCTTAGACGCAAGAACTGAAGTACAAACGAATATTTCAGATTTCGCAATCTCTGGTATCTCTGTGAGTAGTATTTCGAAAGGCATCTATTCGTTTATTAGTGATTCCTTTGCTTTTACGATCTTACTGTTCGGGGTTAGCTTGGGCGTCTTGTATGGCACGACAGAACATGAGGAACTTGATGAGGATTCATTTGAGATAAGACGTTATTTTGGGATGTCTTTAATCGTAATTGTGCTGCTACTGGTGATCGCGTTTGCTGTGACAGGTGGTACGGATATTAAAGATCGCTGGTTGCAACCGTTGTATTATTTGCTGCCACTGTATCTTTGCTTGCGTTTGGCGCCGTATTACGATGAACATCGCCAGAATGTTGTGCTGCTCATACCGACGGGTATTGCGTTGATCATCTTTATCGTATTACCACTGCAGCCATTAATTTCAGCAGCAACGGGTAAACCATCACGCAGGAACGCGCCCTATCGCGAATTGGCTGAACAGTTGATTCGTAAAGGTGATAATAAACCCCAGATCTTGGCAGCCGACCGGAAGATTGGTGGGAATTTGAAGTTGATTATGCCGGGGGCGACCGTGATTTCGGCTGATTTACCGTCGTTAGATATGTCGATCAATCCCTCGTTGCCGACACTTGTGATATGGGAAAAGAAGGATACGGGGATGGCTCCGCAGCGATTGTTTGATCTTGTGAGTCAAGGGTTGCAGGTTACGTTGCCAGACGTACCACTTGATGCGGTTATGGCGGATCAGTATTACACTTCAAAGCATCAGATGACGTTGAATTATGACGTGATTGACCCGCAATGATACTGAATCACTTCTCAATATTCGGGTTACATGAATAGTTAGATTGTATGAATGCGAAATGATCAGCTTTTGATTGTATGGAGAAGGTATGCGCTGATCGGAAGATTGATAATAACGGGTAGCCAAGCGGCGCTGGCAGGCCCGAGATAGCTGCTTCCGGCTTGAAGGACGAGAATACCACCAGCCCACGCACCGACACATGCACCGGCGGCTTTGAGACCTTGCTTGAGCATGTTGCCAGGGATACGAGTGAGGAAGTATGGGAGGCCGATGACTAAGACGATGACGTTGAGGATAACGAGACTGAATCGGCTCCAAATGATTCGAGTTATGCCTTCGGCCGCATTGCCACTTAGTGCAGGGTTGCTGCGCATGGACTGCAGATTACCGATGGACAGAAGGTTGCGATAAAAGCTGGTTTGCCGCAGTTTCAGAACCGTGGGAGAAAGGTCCGTTTTGAAGAAATCAATCGCTTCTGGCGGCGAAATTTCCATCGGATTGTCGGGTGTCACAAAGGCGACACCTTGGACAAGCTTCCAACCGCCACGGTTGTCATCCCACGAGGCCTGCGACGCGCGGATCTGCTGAAGCGTGAGTCCACTGTCATCACGAACCAGAATACTGATGCCTTTATCAAATTGCTCTTCGTCTTTGAGGAAGTTCGCACCACTGATGAGATTCCCTTCGCCATCGCGTGCAAAAACGATGGGGATATCACGGGTTTTGTTTCGCTTAAGGTCGAGTTTATCGCGGGTGATGCGTTCGGCCATCGCGGGGATAGCGTATTCTTGAAGCGGCAGATTAATGATACTAAGAACACCACCCACAAGAACGATTGGCATGGCAATGCGATACAGGCTAATACCACTTGCGATAATCGCAGTGAGTTCGCGCGCGCGGATCATGGCTGAGAAAGTGAACCCCATGGCTGCGGTGACGATGAGCCCCGAGAAGAAGATGTATATCAAAAGCATAATGGGCGTGTAGTAATCAATAATGTAATACATCACGCCGATAAAACTCATAAAGCTGCCGGGCTGAATGGCATGTTTAATTTGCGAAACCTGATTGACATTTAGATCGAGCTCACTGGCAATCAGTGGATTGCTTGCCCCATCATCAAGTAATTCTGTGAGCAGTTCGCCTGAGACGTTGTATTCGCTGGCAACCGAAGTCACATTCTGCATCTTTGCCCAGTTACCACCGGCTTTGACAAAGTCATCCATATTGATGGTCAAGTCAACCAGAATAAACAGCAGCATCAACACCGAGAGCAGGATCACGAAGTTAACGAGGAAGTTCTTAATGATGTAAAGACTCAGTGTCTTCATTGATTGTTATCTCATGGCTCATCCGAGCAGTCATTCGTCCATCCGTTAATTTCGAGCCAAACGGCAATAGCTCACGCTAATCACAGCCAAAAGAATGAGGTTACCTGTCCATAACAGGCCAAGACTCATCGCAAGCGGTACTTCGACACGACCAGCCATATTCTGTCCAGAGTTCATGACGATAATGCTCAGTATGGCGAGCATGAAACTCCAGAAGTAAACGACCAGAGGCATTTGGTGTTTGAAGAGCAAACTGAGGATCGCACCGAGCAGCAAAAGGAGACTACAGGCGACTGCGGATGCGGCTCGTTCGTGGAGGTGGCCACGTATTCTGTGTGACAGCTTTTTCAGGCCGTCCGTCATACGGGCATAAGCGTTAACGACAGTACTGGATCGTTGGTACTGCGTGGCACCGGCTTCAACACGGTGCATCACATCGCTGACTTTCATATCTTTGGCAGGCATATCCAAGAGCGAATCACCGGCCCAGATAATTTTGGGCAGATCAAAGCTTTTTCGTTCGCCTGATCCGCTGTCGTTGGCGACCTGAACACCATCACCATCATCACCTAACTTGAGTGTCAGATATGGAAGGCCTGGCATCTTATCATTCACATTGACTTTAACTTCTGCTCGCTCGGCCATGAACATACTGCTGGGGTAACTTTGGCCTTCCAGACGCTCAGCAACAATGACTTTATCATCACCCATTGAGCGTAACATCAGCTTGTTATCAAAAACGACTGCTGAGGGTGCGCTGACTTCATAGAGTTTGTTTTCATCGTAACCAATACCTCTGAAGAGCAGTGGTTGCCCTCCCGGTACAGCGCTATCTTTGATTCGCTGCTCCAGATCTTCCGCTGCTAGTGCTTTAATGAGGTTTTGTTTTCGGTTGCCGATATCTTCGAATCGTTCGGGATTGCGTTCAAGTTCGAAAAGCTCAGGAAGGGATTGAAACTTCGGTTTATCACGGAAAAAACTTTGCTGCACCAGTGGCGGGAGCTCTTTCCAACCTTCCATTTCTGTCCTTACAGAGCCGGGATCATTGTAGTACGCATCAACCAGTACGACTTGTACGGTTGATTGATCTTGCTCATTATCGTGACGCATGTACAACCATGCTTCACGCGCACTGCCATCGTTATTCATCTGCCCATCTCGATCCATTTGAGCGACGGCGACGCCTTTCAAACGGATAATCTTAGTGAGCATTGGATCTTCGGTGAGCGTTTTATCTGTGATGGGTATTTGATCAGCAGAATTGGCATATATCGCAAAACCATTTTGAACGTACGGTTGGCCCTCGTTGAGACTTGTCACCAAACCGGTAATGAGGTCTTGCTGTATGGTTTTTTCAGCCTGCTTAAAGAAGGCTGGAATGACAAAATTGGAAAGCCCAAAGAGGCCCATCGTGAGTACAACCCCAAGCACGATCACAGGCATGAGAATCGCTCGGTAACTCATACCGCTAGCGCTACACGCGGTAATTTCGTTATCTTGCACCATGCGTATAAAAACGAGCGTACTGGCAAAAGCACCCGCGAACGGCAAAGCGAAGCCAAGCATCGTGGGAGCGGTAAGGATCACAAATTTTGCAAATAAAAGAGGAGTAAGCTGACCGTCACTGAGCGGCTTGATTGCTGCGGCAAAACTGATGACGAGCATCAATGTCAACACAGAAGCTGCTAGTAGCTTCAACAACTCACGCAGGATGTA contains these protein-coding regions:
- the trpA gene encoding tryptophan synthase subunit alpha, translating into MNRIESIFRKLAESRTTDPASGRALMPYVTVGDPDLPTTGKILSALQRGGASICELGFPFSDPIADGPVIESSMHYALSRNLQIEQIFEMVEERRSQLDIGLVAMVSYSIVHRWGDQAFIDRAARAGIDGFIIPDAPIEESITLAKRVQDAGLIISMLISPNTPIERAQEIAKLSSGFVYLMSRAGITGESTDLPPELPERISALRKVTDLPIAVGFGISSAKQVRTVVDVADAAIVGSALVRRVSENRANGSDAVVQAAEDFTAQLATGLRP
- a CDS encoding ArnT family glycosyltransferase; the protein is MRERLLKQTPTLIAAYFLLGCLARLASSPTLEMDEAEQVLLSQLPMRWVYGSQPPLYTWLQKIVMAMFGQSLFSLIVLKNALLASTFLLTWATIKRLTQSHLYAAIGALMLMLVPQYIWESQRDLTHSVLVTTCTAWTVYLVVRIYQTQSLSSYMMLGIAIAAGMLSKYNFVFPVVGLMVAALFFKNTRECIFNYKAISTVGIAALVIGLQVYFILDARTEVQTNISDFAISGISVSSISKGIYSFISDSFAFTILLFGVSLGVLYGTTEHEELDEDSFEIRRYFGMSLIVIVLLLVIAFAVTGGTDIKDRWLQPLYYLLPLYLCLRLAPYYDEHRQNVVLLIPTGIALIIFIVLPLQPLISAATGKPSRRNAPYRELAEQLIRKGDNKPQILAADRKIGGNLKLIMPGATVISADLPSLDMSINPSLPTLVIWEKKDTGMAPQRLFDLVSQGLQVTLPDVPLDAVMADQYYTSKHQMTLNYDVIDPQ
- a CDS encoding LptF/LptG family permease encodes the protein MKTLSLYIIKNFLVNFVILLSVLMLLFILVDLTINMDDFVKAGGNWAKMQNVTSVASEYNVSGELLTELLDDGASNPLIASELDLNVNQVSQIKHAIQPGSFMSFIGVMYYIIDYYTPIMLLIYIFFSGLIVTAAMGFTFSAMIRARELTAIIASGISLYRIAMPIVLVGGVLSIINLPLQEYAIPAMAERITRDKLDLKRNKTRDIPIVFARDGEGNLISGANFLKDEEQFDKGISILVRDDSGLTLQQIRASQASWDDNRGGWKLVQGVAFVTPDNPMEISPPEAIDFFKTDLSPTVLKLRQTSFYRNLLSIGNLQSMRSNPALSGNAAEGITRIIWSRFSLVILNVIVLVIGLPYFLTRIPGNMLKQGLKAAGACVGAWAGGILVLQAGSSYLGPASAAWLPVIINLPISAYLLHTIKS
- a CDS encoding LptF/LptG family permease is translated as MPWTFYKYILRELLKLLAASVLTLMLVISFAAAIKPLSDGQLTPLLFAKFVILTAPTMLGFALPFAGAFASTLVFIRMVQDNEITACSASGMSYRAILMPVIVLGVVLTMGLFGLSNFVIPAFFKQAEKTIQQDLITGLVTSLNEGQPYVQNGFAIYANSADQIPITDKTLTEDPMLTKIIRLKGVAVAQMDRDGQMNNDGSAREAWLYMRHDNEQDQSTVQVVLVDAYYNDPGSVRTEMEGWKELPPLVQQSFFRDKPKFQSLPELFELERNPERFEDIGNRKQNLIKALAAEDLEQRIKDSAVPGGQPLLFRGIGYDENKLYEVSAPSAVVFDNKLMLRSMGDDKVIVAERLEGQSYPSSMFMAERAEVKVNVNDKMPGLPYLTLKLGDDGDGVQVANDSGSGERKSFDLPKIIWAGDSLLDMPAKDMKVSDVMHRVEAGATQYQRSSTVVNAYARMTDGLKKLSHRIRGHLHERAASAVACSLLLLLGAILSLLFKHQMPLVVYFWSFMLAILSIIVMNSGQNMAGRVEVPLAMSLGLLWTGNLILLAVISVSYCRLARN